One window from the genome of bacterium BMS3Abin14 encodes:
- the potA_3 gene encoding spermidine/putrescine import ATP-binding protein PotA: protein MEIRIKGLIRDFYSGGKRIRALDNVDLDIPANQIFTLLGPSGCGKTTLLRCIVGLESPDAGEIAIGDQIVWSRDKGIFVPPEKRGLGMVFQTYAIWPHMTVFDNVAFPLQNRKVPRSEIRDAVARVLDFVQLSGFEKRPATKLSGGQQQRVALARALVAQPKVILFDEPLSNLDAKLREETRKELRSFLTKLKITAVYVTHDRIEALALSDQIAIMRAGSIVEIGDPKKIYFNSDHRFVADFIGRANLIPGTVTAIEDGHAVIDTDIGPVVALNSHEIEPGREAVLCVRPEFMNLASTETAGGRNVFTGKVQTLIFVGEAYEGEIRIGETLLTTNIPPTVDMKEGEDICISLDSDHCFLLPV from the coding sequence ATGGAAATACGGATAAAAGGTCTGATCAGGGACTTCTATTCCGGGGGGAAGCGGATCAGGGCGTTGGACAACGTTGATCTCGATATTCCCGCCAACCAGATTTTTACCCTCCTGGGTCCCAGTGGCTGCGGCAAGACCACGCTGCTGCGATGCATCGTGGGGCTGGAGTCCCCCGATGCGGGTGAGATCGCCATCGGGGACCAGATTGTCTGGTCCCGGGATAAAGGTATCTTCGTTCCGCCGGAGAAGAGGGGCCTGGGCATGGTCTTCCAGACCTACGCCATCTGGCCACACATGACCGTGTTCGACAATGTGGCCTTTCCCCTGCAGAACCGGAAGGTGCCGAGAAGTGAGATCCGGGACGCTGTGGCCAGAGTGCTCGATTTCGTCCAGCTTTCCGGATTCGAAAAGCGCCCGGCCACCAAACTCAGCGGCGGCCAGCAGCAGCGCGTCGCCCTGGCCAGGGCCCTCGTGGCCCAGCCCAAGGTGATCCTCTTCGATGAGCCGCTGAGCAACCTTGATGCCAAGCTCAGGGAGGAAACCCGCAAGGAGCTGCGCAGTTTTCTCACCAAACTGAAGATCACCGCAGTGTATGTGACCCACGATCGGATCGAGGCGCTTGCGCTTTCCGACCAGATAGCGATTATGCGCGCCGGATCCATCGTTGAGATCGGCGATCCCAAGAAGATTTACTTCAACTCCGACCACCGGTTTGTGGCGGATTTCATCGGTCGTGCCAACCTCATCCCCGGCACCGTGACGGCCATCGAGGACGGTCACGCCGTCATCGACACCGACATCGGTCCCGTTGTCGCTCTGAACAGTCACGAAATCGAACCCGGCCGGGAAGCCGTGCTGTGCGTTCGCCCCGAGTTCATGAACCTGGCTTCCACCGAGACGGCGGGGGGAAGGAACGTTTTTACCGGAAAGGTCCAGACCCTGATCTTTGTGGGCGAGGCCTATGAGGGCGAGATACGAATCGGCGAGACGCTGCTCACCACTAACATCCCGCCCACGGTGGACATGAAGGAGGGGGAGGATATCTGCATCTCTCTCGACTCCGATCACTGTTTCCTGCTGCCGGTGTAG